Below is a genomic region from Bartonella harrusi.
TCCCTAATATTTCTAACTGCTTTTGTTATTGAAGCAGTTTATAAAAGGGGTATATTGAGTGCTTTCTTAAACGTTTTTTATTTATACACTAACATCTCCTTGTGATATACATGCAAGTGATTTTTATTGTTTTACTTTGTATGGATTTGCAATGAGAGCATATTTCTATGGTAGAGCTTTTCATTCAAAATGCAAAAGGATGTGTTATCTCAAAGTATATTGTTCAATAAAAAGTCGCTTTTTAAAATTTCTTTACATTTCAAAAAGAACATTATGAGTTTAGGTAGTTTCGTATACCATTTATATTTCTTAGGTGGATTTATAAATTATTGAGAAGCTTTTTCTTAATTAAATTAATGATAACAGTATCTAAACAATGAGAAAAGCTGGTATTCAATGGGAGCATTTTTTCTTACGAAAAAATATCAAGGATAATTTTTGATATTAAATGCAAAGATAAACCAACATTTGATATTTTTATACCTTTTATGGCTTAACTGCGGCTGTTGCTTTGTTTACACCAAATATTGCTATGAATGGTACAGCGGATATTTGGGATGAGGGGGATTTGCTTGTACCCAAACCGCAATCGGGTGGTGTTGGCGGCACGTTGCCGAAACAAAATTTCCTTTATGAAACTCGGGAAAAATTCCTTGATGTTGGCAAGTTTTATGGCTCAGCCTATTATTTACACAAAATTGGTTACAATCCTGATCGGGAGATTTTTTTCTTAAGGGATGCTTATTTTGAAGAGCAATTGATTGAAAAACAAATGGATAATCTTGTTGGTTAATGTTTGGGCAAGAGTTCCTTTATTATATTTACTGGCCTCCAATGTTGCAACAGCCTTTAGCATTTAGACGTTTCATAAGAGGCATTTTTACGCTTTTCTTTAGAATTTTTATCCACACAATAATCCCACTTGTGATGTATAAGGGGATGGTTTTAATTGATTCTACATAAGCAAGTTTGGAATGAGAAAATCTTAGGATATTCGAGGCTCTCATTCAACAGGCAAAACGATAAATTATCTTTATAAATCAATATATTGAATGGATAGTTTTATTGAAAAATTAATCAAATGCTTGGAGTGCAATTTATAATCTCACATAAATTTAAAGGAAGATGCGTGTACATTAAAGAATTTTTAAAAACGCTTTAAGTGACATGAGAATATTCTGATGCAAAAAATCTTGCAAAAGTTATCTATAGAATGAACCATTTGTTGCACCGAGATGGATTTTAATAGGTACATTACCAGTTTGGCTTGCAACGCGTAAATGAATGCGTACATGGGGCATTAAGAGACGACGATTTCGCGTTGTTTGACAAATAAGAAGCTTGACAAGAGACTTCGTGTTCAATGTTGCTGGAGTATATTTTAAATTCGCCAGTTTTGTTGCAGCATCGTGAAGAGAACGCAATGAAAGAAAAGATGGTTGCTTCAATAAATTTTCTTTTTCAGAGGATGAAGCAAGAGCATTATGTATCATGATACTATCCTTAATGCAGAATTCAATAACTTTTAGTAAGCTACAGCATAGCAGTTAAAATTTGCTTTCTTTAACGTAGAACAAGCGTTAAATGCAGCTTTTTTTGATTGAAAACCTGTAAACCGAGCACGATAATAGCGGCGCCCACTTTTTTCAAAAAGTTGCATATGTGACGATGTGCTTTTTAAAGCAGAATAAGCTGTATTTTTTGCTTTTAAAAGCAGAGTTTTTGCCTGTTCTTTGCTCGGGAGAGAACCAATTTGGATGGCCCATCCGGCGTTTGTAGACAAAGAAGCTGTAACAATTTTATGTGTCTCAACGGGTGTTGCTTTTTGAGGATTAGGAATTGGTATAATTGCTTGATTGACAGCAGCTATAGCCGTATTGGAATTTCTAGGTTGCTCAGCAAACGCTGTTAACAGAGTAGAGATTTCGTCATCGAAATTGGCTGACTCGGCTTTTACGGTAGGTATAGGAGTATTGGCACCTGTCGGTAAGTTATAGTGCGCAGAAGCCATTAAGTGTTCATTCCTTTTCATGAGGCTTGCTTTTGGCAAATATTGGCTCAATAAATTGGCCATATGTTGATCTCGTGCGGTAGAGGATTTACCTCCCATAACGACAGCGACAATAGAACGCCCCTCAAGACGCATTGACGTTGCTAAATTAGAACCTGACATTTGTGTGTAGCCAGTTTTAATTCCATCAACGCCTTTCATTATTTTCACCAGTTTATTATGGGTGTTAATTGTGTGTCCACGGAAAGTAAAACTTTTTATTTTGAACAATTTATACTGTTGTGGAAAATTTTTTCGTAATGCTAATGACAAAGTAGCCATATCACGTGCTGTGGAATAATTATGGGTATCTGGAAGTCCTGAAGCATTGGCAAAATGTGTATGTTTCATACCAAGTTTGCGGGCTTTAGCTGTCATCATTCGCGCGAATTTTTTTTCATTACCGCCAAGGTACTCTGCAATTGCAGCCGCTACGTCATTTGCCGATCTCGTAATGAGTGCTTTGGCAGCAGCTTCGGCAGAAATTGTTTGTCCTGCTTTAAATCCGATTTTTGTTGGTGGACGTGTTGCTGCATAATGTGAAACGGGAATAGGTGTATTTGGTGTGACGCGACGCATCTTCATAGCTTCAAAGAGGAGGTATAGCGTCATCATTTTTGTTAAAGAAGCAGGATAACGTTTCAGGGTTGCATTGGCTTGAAATAAAGTTTTCCCTGTATTTGCATCTATAACGATAGCAGCATATTTATCAGGATAAGTGCCTTGAGGAGTAGCGGATGCAAAAGAGTAAGAAAGAATTAAAACAACAAAAGCAATTGCTATCTTTTGATAACAACGCACAATTTTTTGACAGTTAATATTCACACGCAATATCCTATTTCTTTGTTTACTCCGAAAGCTCTCTAAAGCCCCTTTATATCTGCAGATTTTTGGTACAATCTAGATGAATGATATTACCAATTCATTTACAAAAATTATTTTGTAAGTTTTCATATTTGCCTTAAAACTAATCATAAAAGAATTTTATTTTCAATGAATCGATTGTTGCAATAGTGATAAAAGAACTTAAAATTAATAAAAAATGCGATGCACAGGAAAAAAGAATGGTACAAAAGCACATCATAAACCCTATAGCCCTTGTTATGCACAATAAAAAGGGCAAAAATTTGGATGAAAGCAGGCATGACACCATTACCCAAATGAGATCAAGACTTCAAAATCCTAAGTTGTATCGTGTTCTTTTGCTTAATGATGATTACACGCCTATGGATTTTGTTGTTTTTGTTTTGAAAAACTTTTTTAAAAAAAGTTTCGAAGAAGCAACCTCTATTATGTTACATGTTCACAAAAATGGGATAGGCGAATGTGGAGCTTATAGTTATGAAATAGCTGAAATGAAAGTAGTACAAGTTAGGGAGTGTGCACGTCAAAATGAATATCCATTACAATGTATAATGAAATGGAAGTGAGGGGTTATGCCATCTTTTACACCTAGTCTTGAAGAAGTTTTGCATCGCGCATTAACAATTGCTACGCAAGCGCAGCATGAATATGCGACATTGGAACATCTTTTACTTGCTTTACTAGATGATGCTGATGCAAATTCAGTCATTCAGGCGTGTCAGGTAGATATAGAAGAATTGCGAGAGCGCTTAACACACTATATCCAGTCAGAATTAGATGAACAAATGAGGGCTGATGAAGATACAAAACCGACAATGTTTTTCCAGCGTGTTATTCAACGTGCTGTCATTCATGCTCAATCAGCTGGAAAGGATGAAGTATCGGGAGCCAATGTTCTCGTTGCAATTTTTTCTGAACGAGAAAGTCATGCAGCATATTTTCTTCAAGAGATGGGAATGACACGCTATGATGCTGTGCGTTTCATTTCACATGGTATTACGCGGGATGAGGGATTATCCATGTTACTTGAGGGGATTGAAGAACAATTAGATCAACAGATTTCAGACGATAGTGAAAAGGTAACGAGTGCACTAACTGCTTATTGTGTTGATCTCAATTGTAAAGCCAGCAATGGAAAAATTGATTTATTAATTGGTCGTGAAGTAGAAATTTCACGCATGATTCAGGTTTTATGTAGAAGGCTAAAAAACAATCCGCTTTTGGTTGGAGATCCTGGGGTTGGTAAAACCGCTATAATTGAAGGATTAGCAAAACGTATTGTTGATGGGCAAGTGCCTGAAGTTTTATCAAATGTAACGATATTTTCTCTTGATATGGGAGGGCTTGTTGCTGGCACGCGTTATCGCGGTGATTTTGAAGAACGATTAAAGCACGTCATTAAAGAATTTGAGCAATATCCAGATGCTGTTTTATTTATTGATGAAATTCACACTTTAATTGGAGCAGGGGCTACATTAGGGGGGAATATGGATGCAGCAAATCTTTTAAAACCCGCATTATCTTCTGGAACTATTCGATGTATTGGTTCAACGACTTACAAAGAATATCGCAAAATCTTTGAACAAGATCGTGCTTTAGAACGCCGTTTTCAGAAAATTGATGTTAACGAGCCTTCTGTTGACGATGCTATTAAGATTTTGCATGGGTTAAAGCCTTATTTTGAAGATTTTCATCAAATTAAATACACGGATCAGGCGATGAAAGCATCTGTAGAATTGTCATCACGTTATATGCTTGATCGTCGCTTACCTGATAAAGCAATTGATATTATTGATGAAAGTGGTGCAGCGCAAAAGCTTTTACCAGAAAAACAAAGAAAAAAAAGTATAGGCGTTAAAGAAATTGAAGCAACCGTTGCGACTATGGCAAGGATCCCACCAAAAACAGTTTCTGGCGATGATCAAAAAACGCTTGGCAAGCTTGAAAGAGAACTCAAGCATGTTGTTTATGGACAAGACCAGGCAATTTCTGCATTAGTTTCGTCAATTAAATTGGCGCGAGCAGGATTGCGCGAAGCAGATAAACCAATAGGAAGTTATTTATTTTCAGGACCAACAGGTGTTGGAAAAACTGAAGTTGCAAAACAGCTTGCATCTTCTTTAGGTATTGAACTGTTACGTTTTGATATGTCAGAATATATGGAGCGGCATACAGTAGCACGTTTAATTGGGGCGCCTCCAGGTTATATAGGGTTTGATCAAGGGGGGCTCCTTACAGATGCAGTTGATCAAAAACCTCATGCAGTTCTATTGCTCGATGAGATTGAAAAAGCGCATCCAGAGTTGTTTAATATTTTATTACAGGTGATGGATTATGGTAAGTTAACAGATCATAGTGGTAAAAAAATTGATTTCTGCAATATCATTTTAATTATGACGACAAATGCTGGTGCTTCAGAGTTGGCAAAGTCAGCTATTGGATTTGGCAAAGTTCGTCGTGATGGTGATGATATTGAGGCAATTAATCGACTCTTCACACCGGAATTTCGCAATCGACTAGATGCAATCATTCCGTTTGCACCTTTATCTCAGTTAACCATAAATCAGATTGTGCAAAAATTTATTTTTCAGCTTGAAGCACAATTGGTTGATCGAGGAATTTGTTTTGAATTAAGTTCTTCTGCTATGGTTTGGCTTGCCAAAAAAGGATACCATTCTCAGATGGGGGCACGTCCATTGAGCCGTGTTATACAGGAATATATTAAGAAACCATTAGCTGACGAAATTTTATTTGGAAAGTTACGTAATGGTGGTACAGTGCGGGTGATGACGCAAAAATTAAACGGGGAAAGAGAGAAGTTGCAGTTAAAAATTTTATCTTCTGATATGTCTGTTGGTGCAAAGAACAGCAAAGTGACACATTTTACAAAAAAACGTATGAAGAAAAAAAGCTCAACAACTTAAAGCAGCCCTTTAAAGGACTGCACGGATTTTTTTTGCGTTTTCTTCAAGTACCTCTGTAGGTATTATAACGCCATTATGAGGAGAAAGCTCTACCCCCTCCATACGTGGTATAATATGGAAATGGAGATGATAAACGGTTTGTTGACTTGCTGCTTCATTAAACTGCATGACTGTTATACCATCTGCTTGAAAAGCTTTTTTAACAGCTTTGGCGATTTTTTGAACAGCTTTAATAACGGGAGACAATATTTCAGGGTCAGCATCAAGGAGGTTTCTAGAACCCTTTCTAGGAATAACCAGTGTGTGTCCTGGTGCTTGTGGCATAATATCCATAAATGCAATGACATCATTATCTTCATAGACACGAACAGAAGGAATTTCATTGCGAATCAATTGAGCAAAAATATTGTTGCTATCATAAGCCTGTTTCATACAAATATTTCCTTTTATACGTTTTAATTAAGCATTTTAATTTCAAGATTAAAGGATGGGAAGATTACTAAAGGAAGATTTCGCATTCAGTTATCATTTTATGGAGATATGGTATCGTTTGTAGAGGTCTAGACTTCTATGATGGCTTCAACTTCTACTGGAACATCCATAGGAAGAGAAGCAACACCAACAGCAGAACGGGCATGTTTTCCAGATTCACCAAGAATATTGACAAACAGGTCAGAAGCGCCATTGGCAACAAGGGGAATATCGGTAAAATGAGGATCTACAGCGACAAAAACAGTGATTTTCACGATGCGTTTTATTCTATTGAGATCACCAAGAGCTGCTTTGATTTGTGCGAAAATGTTAAGCGCACAGACTTCGGCTGCTTTTTTTGCTTGTTCGGCACTAACGGTTGCACCAACCTTGCCGGTTGCTACGGGCTTTCCATCGGAAAAAGGCAATTGTCCGGAAATAAAAAGTTGGTTTCCATTTTGTAAAGCTGTTACATAATTAGCGACAGGTTGTATTGCTTCAGGAAGAGCAACTCCCAATTTTTTAAAGTGATTTTCAATAAAATTGGTCATAATTTAAACTCCATAGTTTTTCTACAATGCATTCATTGCATAAACTATTTTTTGATTTAAGGAAATGTGTGGTTAATGAAGAAACAATCCTTTTTTGCCTTATTGTATGATGTTATGGAACGGCAATAGAATGGGACGTTGGGAATGATTAGATCATTATTGATAATAATTTTATATATTGCCTTTTTATGTACTGCCAAAGCTGAAGAAAGCATTTTTATTGCACCTCATCGAGCTGTTTATGATTTTCAACTTGATAATGTTTCTCATGAAATGACAATTTCAGGAATGACTGGGCGAATGGTTTACGAGCTAACGGGTTCCGTATGTCAGGGTTATACCACACGTTTTCGTTTTATTAGCCGTATCCATAGTGAAGATATGCCAGTGCGTTTGACTGATCAACAGACAACGAGTTATGAAACAGGGGATAGTCACACATTTCATTTTAATGTTACAGATCAAGTTGGAGAAGAGGTTACCCATCGGGCTGAAGGAGTAGCAGAACGTATTCAAGATGAAATTATCGTTAAATTAAAAAAGCCCAAGGAGAAAGAATACAAGCTCGAAACAGCTGAGTTTCCAATTATGCAGCTAAAGAATATCATCCGTCATGCAAAAGCGGGTAATCATTTCTACCATGTCAACGTATTTGATGGAACAGATAAAGCAGACAAAGTCATAAAAGAAAGTATCGTCATTGGGGAAAAGAAGACGCGGCGCTTTGATGGTGAAACAAAAACAATGGGAAAATTAGTTGAAGAGGAATATTGGCCCGTTACGATTTCTTATTTTGATGATATAGAAAAAAAAGATGGCTTGCCAGTCTATCGTACCAGTTTTTTCTTATATGAAAATGGTGTTATGCGTGATCTTCATGTAGACTATGGAACCTTTTCAGTGCGTGCAAAATTGAACAGTCTTGAATTTTTTGAGTCTGAAAAAGAGATGAATAAATGTAAATATTAAATGATTATAGAAAATAACTTGAAAAAGAATCAAATATTAGTATGGTAGCGCTATTCCGCACGCGGAATTTGGGTGTTTGCAAAAAATGAGCGAATGTCCCCCGGTAGCAGGTTCACCTGCTTTTTCCGCGGAGGTTGAACCGGAAAGGATAGACTATGGCATTACCAGATTTTACTATGCACCAGCTTTTAGAAGCAGGTGTACATTTTGGTCACCAGACTCATCGCTGGAATCCAAAAATGACTCCCTATATTTACGGTGAGCGTAATAATATCCATATTATTGATCTTGCTCAGACCGTTCCTCTTTTACACCAAGCGCTTAAACTTGTTTCAGATACGGTTGCGCGCGGTGGACGTATTCTGTTTGTTGGTACGAAACGGCAGGCATCTGATATTATTTCTGAGGCAGCGAATCGTTCAGCACAATATTATGTTAACGCACGTTGGCTTGGTGGCATGCTTACAAATTGGAAAACGATTTCCCATTCGATCCATCGTTTGCGTAAGCTAGACAAAATTCTTGCTGCTGAAGCGCAAGGTTTTACTAAAAAAGAACGTTTGAATCTTGAACGTGATCGTGAAAAGCTTAATCGTGCACTTGGTGGTATTAAGGACATGGGATCTGTTCCAGATCTTATCTTCGTTATTGATACAAACAAAGAAAATATCGCTATTCAAGAGGCAAAACGTTTGGGGATTCCAGTTATTGCTATTATTGATACCAATTGTGATCCTGATAATGTGACGCACCCAATTCCAGGTAATGATGATGCATCCCGTGCAATTTCTCTTTATTGTGATCTTTTTGCTCGTGCGGCTCTTGATGGTATTGCTCGTCAACAAGGTGCAATGGGTATCGATTTAGGAGCTCAAGTTGATGCACCTGTAGAACCTATTTTGGAAGAGGCGCCTGTAAAGCCTGTTTTGGAAGATGCAATTCCAGTTTCTGAATGATATTAAAAACGCCCATTAGGGTACTTATTTTCTAGAGAAAAGGTTACAACAGGCATGTAGGGGATTTTCTTCTTGCATGCTTGTGTTATTACAGAATAAAGAGGCAAATATGAACATTACTGCTGCACAAGTAAAAGAACTTCGGGAATTGTCAGGTGCTGGTATGATGGATTGTAAAACAGCGCTGGCGGAGACCCACGGTGACATGGAAGCCGCTGTTGATTGGCTTCGTAAAAAAGGGATTGCCAAGGCAGATAAAAAGGCTGGTCGTACCACAGCTGAGGGACTCATCGGAGTCGCATCAAACGGTTTAAGTGCGGTTTTAGTTGAAATTAATTCTGAAACAGATTTTGTGGCGCGCAACGATCTGTTCCAAGACATTGTGCGCAATGTAGCGACAGCTGCTTTAGGAACGCAGGGGAGTGTTGATGCTGTTTCGGCATCTCTTTACCCTGGATCTGAGAAGACTGTGGAGTCAACAATTAAAGATGCAATTGGTACTATTGGAGAGAATATGGCGTTTAGGCGTTCTGCTAAACTTTCTGTTGAGAATGGTGTCGTTGCTACTTATGTCCACAATAGTGTGGCTGATGGGCTTGGTAAACTTGGTGTTTTGGTTGCTATTGAAACAACAGGCAATAAGGAGACAGCTGCTGCTTTTGGTCGACAAGTTGCGATGCATATTGCTGCAACGAATCCGTTAGCGTTAACGGCGGAAGATGTTGATTCCGGTGCTATTGAGCGTGAGAAAGCAATTTTTTCAGATCAAGCACGTCAGTCTGGAAAGCCTGAAAATATCATTGAAAAAATGGTAGAAGGGCGAATGCGTAAATTTTTCGAAGAGGTTGTTTTGCTTTCTCAAGCTTTTGTTATGAATCCTGATATGAGTGTTGAGGCTGCTTTAAAGGATGCTGAAAAATCTATTGGCGCTCCAGCAAAGATTACAGGTTTTATTCGTTTTGCACTAGGAGAAGGTGTAGAGAAAGAGGTGTCTGATTTTGCGGCAGAGGTTGCTGCAGTGGCAAAGGGATAGTGATTTGTAAATTTTTTTCAGAGATTTGAAATTTCATATCTTTAATTATAAAATCACTGAGAGAGAAAATATGATTATTGAGAGGGCGTCACATGAGAAAGTGGTGCCCTTAGTAGTGTCGAAAGCAAAAATTAACGGTGCTTTTGGGGAGATTATCGATGACATTAGCGCTACAGTATAAACGTATTCTTTTAAAGGTTTCTGGTGAAGCTCTTATGGGAGGGCAAAGCTTTGGAATCGATGTTTCCGTTGTAGATCGTATTGCAGCTGATATTGCTGAGGTGCGAGCGATGGGAGTAGAAGTTGCTATTGTTATTGGTGGGGGAAATATTTTTCGTGGAGTTGCTGTTGCTTCGCATGGTGTGGACCGTGTGACAGGAGATCACATGGGCATGCTTGCAACAGCAATTAATTCTTTAGCATTGCGAACATCATTATCAAAATTAGGAGTTGAAGCGGTTGTATTGTCTGCGATTGCTATGCCACAAATTTGTGAGAGTTTCTCGCAGCGTAAAGCAATAGGTTATATGAATCAAGGAAAAGTCGTTATTTTTGCAGGAGGTACAGGGAATCCATTTTTTACCACTGATTCTGCTGCGACTTTACGTGCAGCAGAAATTGGTGCAAATGTTCTTTTAAAAGGAACACAAGTGGATGGTATTTATTCTGCAGATCCAAAGGTAGATCCTACAGCTAAACGTTTTGACCAATTAACACATGTTGAGATTTTGCAGTGGGGATTGTCTGTGATGGATACAACAGCGGTTACTTTAGCAAGAGAGAACAATGTGCCAATTATTGTGTATTCCATTCATGAAAAAGGTGGTTTGGCTAAAGTTTTAAATGGAACGGGACGATTTACGATAGTAACGGAATGAAATATAATCTTCAAAATATATTGAAGGAGAGAAAAATATGAATGTTACATCAATTATGGATGATCTGAAACGTCGTATGGATGGCGCTATTTCGGCTTTTAAACATGAGTTAGGTGGTTTACGGACTGGACGCGCTTCGGCTAGTTTATTAGAGCCATTAACAGTTGAGGCTTATGGTTCTGTTGTACATATCAATCAAGTTGCCAATATTTCTGTTCCAGAACCGAGAATGATTTTGGTGTCTGTGTGGGACAAAGCTATGGTAGGAGCTGTAGAGCGTGCTATTCGTGATTCGAGTCTTGGTTTAAATCCTATCACTGATGGCATGAACTTACGCATTCCTTTACCTGAATTAAATGAAGAGCGCCGAAAAGAGTTGGTAAAAGTTGCACATCAATACGCAGAGCAAGCGCGCGTTGCTACTCGGCATGTTCGTCGTGATGGTATGGATAATTTGAAAAAATTAGAAAAAGAAGGTGAAATGAGTCAAGATGAAGCACATGGTTTTTCTGAGAAAGTTCAGAAACTTACAGATGAGACGATTGCTGATATTGATAAAATTTTGGCTGTGAAAGAATCCGAAATTATGCACGTTTAAGATGATTTTTAGCCATAAGATATTGGATCTCTTCAGTATAGAATCTTTTGAGGAATAAAAATACGAAATGGTGTGTGCTGTTGAGAGAAAATCATAGGATGAAAACGAACGCATTTTATCATCATCACAATTTTTATATTATAAAAAGATTGATTTGAAGTGGCAGATATCTTTTAAAGGCTTATATTTATGTTTCGAATAAGGTTGTTTCCTGAAAAAGTTATCTAACGGAAAATGAGAGATTTTCATTTAACGTGTTTTTGTTGAGTTGCATGATAGAAATGTTTTTCATCATTGAAGAGTGTTGAAATCTTTTATGGCGGATGGTGGAGGAGGAATGTAACACAAAGAGTAACGCTTTAACCTTGCTATTTTTTTATAATAAGAAATGCAGTAGGATAGGCCAAATAATTTCTATTTTGCACAATTTTTCAGATGATTTGTCGTTTGCTCAAAAAATGTTGTTACATAAGGGGAATATTAGAGTGAGGTTTCGTAATGCACGAAAGGAATGAAGAGCAGTTCCATTGTTTCATGTTGAAAGAGTGTTGAAAAATATATTTTAGGATTAATTTTAATACAGAAACTTTTAACGTTTTTACAAGGGTTATTGGTCTTATAAACGCTATTTTAGTCTATCAGCTCATAGAGTATAGATTGTAAGGAAGGTTTACAAAAGTACATGCACAAAAAGAATGTAGCAAAGTTTTTTTCTTGTATCAATTTTTGAGTTTGTCTTTATTATTTTTATTGTTTGGAAGTTATTTTGTCTAATCTTACTTATCGTATTCTAACGGCTTTTGTTTTTGGCATTATTGCTTTGTCTTTTACATGGATGGGGGGAGCACTCTTTTTTTTCTTTGTATGGGTTATTGGTGGTTTTATCCTTTATGAATGGATTATTATCACTCAAGAGAAATGGCGTGTTTCACAAAAAATATTAGCAAGTATTTTTTATTTGATTTTTGGTTCTTTTTTGCTATCGGATGTATCTGCTTCATTAATTTTTTGTGTTTTGATAGTTTTAGCGGTATTTTTGGCTATTGGGTCTATAAAAAACAGTGCTTGGGTTTTTTTAGGTTTTTTATATGCGTCTTTTCCGGTTGTCGCTTTATGCTTTTTACGAGGCTATGAAACGTTGGGATTTCAAGTTGTTATTTTCTTATTTACGATAGTATGGGGAACAGATATTGCTGGTTATTTTAGTGGACGAGCATTCGGTGGTCCTAAATTAGCACCGCAATTTTCTCCTAATAAAACATGGGCAGGGGCGATTGGTGGTACACTTGTTGGAGTTTCTGGCGGTATATTGATTGCTTATCGTTTTTTTGACATAAATTTAACCAGTTTTTTTGTACCACTGCTTGCTCTTATTTTGTCAATTGTTTCGCAGTTGAGTGATTTGGGGCAATCATGGCTAAAAAGGCAGTTTTCTGTTAAAGATTCTAGTTCTTTATTGCCTGGACACGGAGGTTTTATGGACCGGATGGATGGGTTGGTAGGAGCAGCCTTTTTCCTATATATAACCGGTTCGTTGATGTCTGATATGGATAGACCTTTTACCCTCTTTTTTATGGTTTAATGAGGAGGAAATATTTTGGATTTTTTAAATCATATCATTACTGGGAGCAGTTTACTTTTAAGAGGTTTAAGTATTTTTTTCGTCGTTATGATTATTATTTTTGTGCACGAAATTGGGCATTATCTTATTGGGCGATGGTGTGGTATTAGGGCATCCGTTTTTTCACTTGGGTTTGGACCACAAATAATAGGATATACAGATAAGAATGATACACAGTGGCGTTTAGCGCTTATTCCCTTAGGTGGATATGTAAAGTTTGTTGGGGATGGAGAAGATGTGACATCTTTTCGATCCTCTTCAGTTGTTGAGGGTTCATTTGCTAATGCGCATGCTTGGAAAAAAGCGTTAACTGTTTTTGCAGGTCCCTTATTCAATGGTCTTTTTACTGTTGTTATTTTAACATTTTTTTTCTTTTTTTATGGCCGTGTAGCCATTGAGCCGGTTG
It encodes:
- a CDS encoding D-alanyl-D-alanine carboxypeptidase yields the protein MNINCQKIVRCYQKIAIAFVVLILSYSFASATPQGTYPDKYAAIVIDANTGKTLFQANATLKRYPASLTKMMTLYLLFEAMKMRRVTPNTPIPVSHYAATRPPTKIGFKAGQTISAEAAAKALITRSANDVAAAIAEYLGGNEKKFARMMTAKARKLGMKHTHFANASGLPDTHNYSTARDMATLSLALRKNFPQQYKLFKIKSFTFRGHTINTHNKLVKIMKGVDGIKTGYTQMSGSNLATSMRLEGRSIVAVVMGGKSSTARDQHMANLLSQYLPKASLMKRNEHLMASAHYNLPTGANTPIPTVKAESANFDDEISTLLTAFAEQPRNSNTAIAAVNQAIIPIPNPQKATPVETHKIVTASLSTNAGWAIQIGSLPSKEQAKTLLLKAKNTAYSALKSTSSHMQLFEKSGRRYYRARFTGFQSKKAAFNACSTLKKANFNCYAVAY
- a CDS encoding cell envelope integrity EipB family protein gives rise to the protein MIRSLLIIILYIAFLCTAKAEESIFIAPHRAVYDFQLDNVSHEMTISGMTGRMVYELTGSVCQGYTTRFRFISRIHSEDMPVRLTDQQTTSYETGDSHTFHFNVTDQVGEEVTHRAEGVAERIQDEIIVKLKKPKEKEYKLETAEFPIMQLKNIIRHAKAGNHFYHVNVFDGTDKADKVIKESIVIGEKKTRRFDGETKTMGKLVEEEYWPVTISYFDDIEKKDGLPVYRTSFFLYENGVMRDLHVDYGTFSVRAKLNSLEFFESEKEMNKCKY
- the clpS gene encoding ATP-dependent Clp protease adapter ClpS, whose protein sequence is MVQKHIINPIALVMHNKKGKNLDESRHDTITQMRSRLQNPKLYRVLLLNDDYTPMDFVVFVLKNFFKKSFEEATSIMLHVHKNGIGECGAYSYEIAEMKVVQVRECARQNEYPLQCIMKWK
- the rpsB gene encoding 30S ribosomal protein S2, producing MALPDFTMHQLLEAGVHFGHQTHRWNPKMTPYIYGERNNIHIIDLAQTVPLLHQALKLVSDTVARGGRILFVGTKRQASDIISEAANRSAQYYVNARWLGGMLTNWKTISHSIHRLRKLDKILAAEAQGFTKKERLNLERDREKLNRALGGIKDMGSVPDLIFVIDTNKENIAIQEAKRLGIPVIAIIDTNCDPDNVTHPIPGNDDASRAISLYCDLFARAALDGIARQQGAMGIDLGAQVDAPVEPILEEAPVKPVLEDAIPVSE
- a CDS encoding RidA family protein; protein product: MTNFIENHFKKLGVALPEAIQPVANYVTALQNGNQLFISGQLPFSDGKPVATGKVGATVSAEQAKKAAEVCALNIFAQIKAALGDLNRIKRIVKITVFVAVDPHFTDIPLVANGASDLFVNILGESGKHARSAVGVASLPMDVPVEVEAIIEV
- the clpA gene encoding ATP-dependent Clp protease ATP-binding subunit ClpA, which produces MPSFTPSLEEVLHRALTIATQAQHEYATLEHLLLALLDDADANSVIQACQVDIEELRERLTHYIQSELDEQMRADEDTKPTMFFQRVIQRAVIHAQSAGKDEVSGANVLVAIFSERESHAAYFLQEMGMTRYDAVRFISHGITRDEGLSMLLEGIEEQLDQQISDDSEKVTSALTAYCVDLNCKASNGKIDLLIGREVEISRMIQVLCRRLKNNPLLVGDPGVGKTAIIEGLAKRIVDGQVPEVLSNVTIFSLDMGGLVAGTRYRGDFEERLKHVIKEFEQYPDAVLFIDEIHTLIGAGATLGGNMDAANLLKPALSSGTIRCIGSTTYKEYRKIFEQDRALERRFQKIDVNEPSVDDAIKILHGLKPYFEDFHQIKYTDQAMKASVELSSRYMLDRRLPDKAIDIIDESGAAQKLLPEKQRKKSIGVKEIEATVATMARIPPKTVSGDDQKTLGKLERELKHVVYGQDQAISALVSSIKLARAGLREADKPIGSYLFSGPTGVGKTEVAKQLASSLGIELLRFDMSEYMERHTVARLIGAPPGYIGFDQGGLLTDAVDQKPHAVLLLDEIEKAHPELFNILLQVMDYGKLTDHSGKKIDFCNIILIMTTNAGASELAKSAIGFGKVRRDGDDIEAINRLFTPEFRNRLDAIIPFAPLSQLTINQIVQKFIFQLEAQLVDRGICFELSSSAMVWLAKKGYHSQMGARPLSRVIQEYIKKPLADEILFGKLRNGGTVRVMTQKLNGEREKLQLKILSSDMSVGAKNSKVTHFTKKRMKKKSSTT
- a CDS encoding HIT family protein, which gives rise to MKQAYDSNNIFAQLIRNEIPSVRVYEDNDVIAFMDIMPQAPGHTLVIPRKGSRNLLDADPEILSPVIKAVQKIAKAVKKAFQADGITVMQFNEAASQQTVYHLHFHIIPRMEGVELSPHNGVIIPTEVLEENAKKIRAVL